The following are encoded together in the Bacteroidales bacterium MB20-C3-3 genome:
- a CDS encoding lysine 5,6-aminomutase subunit alpha: MQSKLGLDFKKVEHARKLAGKIAVDVQGFVERYSTVAVERTLCRLVGIDGVDENMVPLPNVLVDFIKERGLLSEGILFFIGNAMISEGLTPQEIAEKVSEGKLDITKLALSSKEKIEAVLKPVIEQSISRINDRRDRREHYLKTMGEGPRPYLYVIVATGNIFEDVVQAEAAARQGADIIAVIRTTGQSLLDYVPYGATTEGFGGTFATQENFRIMRSALDRTGEELGRYIRLCNYCSGLCMPEIAVMGAFEGLDVMLNDALYGILFRDINMQRTLVDQFFSRVINGFAGVIINTGEDNYLTTADAFEEAHTVLASDLINEQLALIAGLPQKQMGLGHAFEMDPDLENGFIYELAQAQMTREIFPDAPLKYMPPTKFMTGNIFRGHIQDALFNMIGIWTGQGIQLLGMPTEAIHTPFMSDRYLSIENAKYIFNNMRQIGEEMEFKEGGIARKRAEEVVNMSIELLERINQEGLFSALEKGIFGNVKRPRTGGKGLEGVVEKGSNYLNPYVKLMMGGK; encoded by the coding sequence ATGCAGAGCAAATTAGGATTGGATTTCAAAAAAGTGGAACATGCCAGAAAATTGGCTGGTAAAATCGCAGTTGATGTCCAGGGGTTTGTAGAGAGATACTCAACTGTCGCAGTTGAGAGAACCCTTTGCAGACTTGTTGGTATTGATGGAGTTGATGAGAATATGGTTCCTCTTCCCAATGTTCTTGTTGATTTTATAAAAGAGAGAGGACTTTTAAGCGAAGGAATCCTTTTTTTCATTGGAAATGCTATGATTTCTGAAGGATTAACACCTCAGGAGATAGCTGAGAAAGTTTCAGAGGGTAAACTTGATATTACAAAACTGGCCTTATCTTCAAAAGAGAAAATTGAGGCTGTGTTGAAACCTGTTATTGAGCAGAGTATAAGTAGAATTAATGATAGAAGAGATAGAAGAGAGCACTATCTTAAAACAATGGGAGAGGGGCCTCGTCCTTATCTATATGTCATAGTCGCTACAGGTAACATATTTGAAGATGTTGTCCAGGCAGAAGCTGCTGCCAGGCAGGGAGCTGATATTATTGCTGTTATAAGAACTACCGGTCAGTCATTACTGGATTATGTCCCTTATGGAGCAACTACTGAAGGTTTCGGAGGAACCTTTGCGACTCAGGAAAATTTCAGGATAATGAGATCTGCTCTTGATAGAACAGGTGAGGAATTAGGCCGATACATCAGACTTTGCAACTACTGTTCCGGCTTATGTATGCCTGAAATTGCAGTGATGGGTGCATTTGAAGGGCTTGATGTTATGCTTAATGATGCGCTTTACGGTATCTTATTCAGAGATATTAATATGCAAAGAACGCTTGTTGATCAGTTCTTTTCAAGAGTAATTAACGGATTTGCAGGAGTTATAATAAATACCGGAGAAGATAATTATCTTACAACTGCCGATGCTTTTGAAGAGGCTCATACTGTTCTTGCATCAGATTTAATAAATGAACAACTTGCTCTTATTGCAGGATTGCCTCAAAAACAGATGGGACTAGGCCACGCCTTTGAGATGGACCCTGATCTTGAAAATGGTTTTATATATGAACTTGCCCAAGCACAGATGACAAGGGAAATATTCCCTGATGCTCCTCTTAAATATATGCCTCCAACAAAATTTATGACTGGTAATATTTTTAGAGGGCACATTCAGGATGCTCTTTTTAATATGATTGGAATTTGGACCGGTCAGGGAATCCAGTTGTTGGGTATGCCAACAGAGGCTATACATACACCATTTATGTCAGACAGATATCTTTCAATTGAGAATGCAAAATACATTTTCAATAATATGAGACAGATTGGTGAGGAGATGGAATTTAAAGAGGGTGGTATTGCAAGAAAGAGAGCGGAGGAGGTTGTTAATATGTCTATTGAACTACTTGAGAGAATTAATCAGGAAGGACTTTTCTCCGCACTGGAGAAGGGAATATTTGGAAATGTTAAAAGACCAAGAACTGGCGGGAAGGGGCTTGAAGGAGTTGTAGAGAAGGGTTCAAATTATTTGAATCCATATGTTAAATTAATGATGGGAGGTAAATAA
- a CDS encoding DMT family transporter, whose amino-acid sequence MGNIQLSPKTKGVLLILAANIFFAINMPVSRELTPEWINPFGLSQFRISFAFLSFLLLSLFIKDNSNGFTLKEHLILILAGLMGTAANQLSFLAGLSMTSPVDASLIITITPIITMLFAALIIKEPISFKKASGVIIGMSGAAIILYTARYGHFEQSGTLKGNLVVLISCFVYALYLVIIRPLMAKHSPVHIMKWTFFYGAIIALPFTFDKLSINQGASTTEWMQLGYALVFGTFAAYLLVAFSLKLLRPTTVSMFNYIQPLIASSIAIVFGQDILNWTKPVSAFLIFIGVYLVITSRSRADLVKRGN is encoded by the coding sequence ATGGGTAATATTCAACTTTCTCCCAAAACAAAAGGAGTTTTACTTATTCTGGCAGCAAATATTTTTTTCGCAATTAATATGCCTGTATCAAGAGAGCTCACCCCGGAGTGGATTAATCCTTTTGGACTCTCTCAATTCAGGATATCTTTTGCATTTTTATCGTTTCTACTACTATCTCTTTTTATAAAAGATAATTCAAACGGCTTTACACTTAAAGAGCACCTAATACTTATTCTGGCTGGATTGATGGGTACAGCTGCAAATCAACTCTCTTTTCTTGCCGGGCTATCAATGACATCACCTGTTGATGCTTCATTAATAATAACAATAACACCAATTATTACAATGCTCTTTGCAGCATTGATTATTAAAGAACCTATATCTTTCAAAAAAGCATCCGGAGTAATTATTGGAATGTCAGGGGCTGCAATTATATTATATACAGCCAGATATGGCCATTTTGAACAGAGCGGAACCTTAAAAGGTAACCTGGTAGTACTGATAAGCTGTTTTGTATATGCACTTTACCTAGTAATAATCAGACCTCTAATGGCTAAACACTCCCCTGTTCATATTATGAAATGGACTTTTTTCTATGGAGCAATTATAGCACTGCCTTTTACATTTGATAAACTTAGTATTAATCAGGGCGCATCAACAACTGAATGGATGCAGCTTGGATATGCTCTTGTATTTGGCACTTTCGCAGCCTATCTTCTTGTTGCTTTCTCATTAAAGTTATTAAGACCTACTACAGTTAGTATGTTTAACTATATCCAACCATTAATAGCCTCCTCTATAGCTATAGTTTTTGGTCAGGATATTCTAAACTGGACAAAACCGGTCTCTGCGTTTCTGATATTCATTGGTGTTTACCTGGTAATAACTTCTAGGTCAAGAGCTGATTTAGTAAAGAGAGGTAATTAG
- the ablA gene encoding lysine 2,3-aminomutase, giving the protein MAESRRKILFPQVSDEQWNDWKWQVKNRIETLEDLKKYIPLTQEEEEGVSRSLQTLRMAITPYYLTLIDPENPNDPVRKQAIPTGSETHISPADLLDPLHEDEDSPVKGLTHRYPDRVLLLITDMCSMYCRHCTRRRFAGQKDDETPADYIQKAIDYIAATPQVRDVLLSGGDALMVSDAKLESIIKRLRAIPHVEIIRIGSRVPVVCPQRITDKLVDMLKQYHPIWLNTHFNHPNEITKESIAACERMANAGIPLGNQSVLLRGVNDCVNIMKRLVHSLVKMRVRPYYIYQCDLSMGLEHFRTPVSKGIEIIEGLRGHTSGYAVPTFVVDAPGGGGKTPVMPTYIISQSPGKIVLRNFEGVITTYSEPENYSNHCDCEDCKANNPVEGVASLHKGQRLSIEPAHLLRKERSHKD; this is encoded by the coding sequence ATGGCAGAAAGCAGAAGGAAAATTCTCTTTCCTCAAGTTTCAGATGAACAGTGGAACGACTGGAAATGGCAGGTCAAGAACAGAATCGAGACCCTTGAGGATTTAAAAAAATATATTCCTCTTACTCAAGAGGAGGAGGAGGGGGTAAGCCGCTCACTTCAAACTTTACGAATGGCTATAACACCCTATTATTTAACTCTGATCGACCCTGAAAATCCAAATGATCCTGTAAGAAAACAGGCTATCCCCACTGGTTCAGAGACACATATATCTCCGGCAGACCTACTTGATCCTCTTCATGAAGATGAGGATTCACCTGTTAAGGGGCTGACTCACAGATATCCGGACAGAGTTTTGTTATTGATTACCGATATGTGCTCAATGTATTGCAGGCATTGCACCAGAAGGCGTTTCGCAGGACAAAAAGATGACGAAACACCGGCTGATTATATCCAGAAAGCAATTGATTACATTGCTGCTACTCCACAGGTAAGGGATGTGCTACTTTCAGGAGGAGATGCACTTATGGTATCGGATGCCAAGTTGGAGTCAATTATTAAGAGACTTAGGGCTATTCCACATGTGGAAATCATCAGGATTGGCTCAAGAGTACCTGTTGTTTGCCCACAAAGAATTACTGACAAACTGGTTGATATGCTCAAACAATACCACCCAATTTGGCTTAATACACACTTTAACCACCCTAATGAGATTACCAAGGAGTCAATCGCTGCTTGTGAAAGAATGGCAAATGCAGGTATTCCATTAGGTAATCAGTCGGTACTACTAAGAGGAGTTAACGACTGTGTGAATATAATGAAGAGACTGGTTCACAGCCTGGTAAAGATGAGAGTAAGACCTTATTACATTTACCAGTGTGATCTCTCTATGGGTCTTGAACACTTCAGAACTCCTGTATCAAAAGGTATAGAAATAATAGAGGGTTTAAGAGGCCATACATCAGGTTATGCTGTCCCTACTTTTGTTGTTGACGCACCAGGAGGAGGTGGTAAAACACCTGTTATGCCTACTTACATAATTTCACAATCACCTGGAAAAATTGTTCTTAGGAATTTTGAGGGAGTTATAACAACTTATTCAGAACCTGAAAATTACTCGAATCATTGTGATTGTGAAGATTGCAAGGCAAACAATCCTGTTGAGGGGGTAGCATCTCTTCATAAAGGACAAAGGCTTTCAATTGAACCTGCTCACCTTTTAAGAAAAGAGAGATCTCATAAAGATTAA
- a CDS encoding 3-oxoacid CoA-transferase subunit B has protein sequence MDKNQIREVIARRAALELKDGDVVNLGIGLPTLIPNYLPDGVKVTLQSENGLLGMGPEPEQGKEDKNFTNAGGGYITFFPGSSAFDSSMSFSIIRGGHVDVTFLGALEVDEEGNLANWMIPGKKTPGMGGAMDLIAGAKRVILAMEHTAKGSHKILKKCNLPLTAAGQVDMIITEMGVMDITPDGIVLREIHPEFSVEQVQEATGAKLIIPDNLIKMRL, from the coding sequence ATGGACAAGAATCAGATCAGAGAGGTTATTGCCAGAAGAGCTGCTCTCGAACTCAAAGACGGAGATGTTGTCAATCTGGGAATCGGGTTGCCTACATTAATCCCAAATTATCTTCCGGATGGGGTAAAAGTTACTCTCCAGTCGGAGAATGGTTTGCTTGGGATGGGTCCTGAGCCCGAACAAGGCAAGGAAGATAAAAATTTCACGAATGCAGGTGGTGGATATATAACATTTTTTCCAGGCTCATCTGCTTTTGACAGCTCTATGTCTTTCTCAATTATCAGAGGAGGCCATGTAGATGTTACTTTTCTTGGTGCACTTGAAGTTGACGAGGAGGGCAATCTTGCTAACTGGATGATTCCCGGGAAGAAAACGCCAGGAATGGGAGGGGCAATGGATTTAATTGCAGGTGCAAAAAGAGTAATTCTTGCAATGGAACATACTGCAAAAGGATCACATAAAATATTGAAAAAATGTAATTTACCCCTGACTGCGGCTGGACAAGTAGATATGATTATTACTGAAATGGGGGTAATGGATATAACACCGGATGGGATTGTTCTAAGAGAGATACATCCAGAATTCTCTGTCGAACAAGTTCAGGAAGCAACCGGTGCCAAACTTATTATTCCGGACAACTTAATTAAAATGAGACTTTAA
- a CDS encoding acetyl-CoA C-acetyltransferase, which produces MKKVYIVAAKRTAIGKFMGSLSPFNPGELGALVIKEIIKESGISPSNIDSVIAGNILSAGQLQGVARQAAVKGGVPVEIPAYSLNMVCGSGMKAVMNAYAEILSGSADIIIAGGTESMTNAGFVMNGSLRTGNKMGNIQALDHMVADGLTDAFNNYHMGITAENIASKYSLTREEQDRFAFNSQQKAIKAVDSGKFDKEIVPVEIVTKKETTIFSKDEFPNRTSSPEKLAQLKPAFKKDGTVTAGNASGVNDGASFVMVASEEAVVKFGLNPMVEIVAVGQGGVEPEIMGMGPVPAIRKALKNAGMSLSDMELVELNEAFAAQSLGVIKELIDEHGVTKEWIDKVTNINGGAIALGHPIGASGNRIIVTLIHELIAEDKKLGLASLCIGGGMGTAIVLRRA; this is translated from the coding sequence ATGAAAAAGGTTTACATTGTAGCAGCTAAAAGAACTGCTATCGGGAAATTTATGGGCTCTCTTTCTCCCTTTAATCCGGGCGAACTAGGCGCATTAGTAATCAAAGAGATTATTAAGGAGAGTGGTATTTCACCCAGTAATATAGACTCTGTTATTGCTGGTAATATTCTGTCAGCAGGTCAACTTCAGGGAGTTGCAAGGCAAGCAGCTGTTAAGGGAGGAGTTCCTGTTGAAATTCCTGCTTATTCACTTAATATGGTGTGTGGATCTGGAATGAAGGCTGTCATGAACGCTTACGCAGAGATACTGTCAGGTTCGGCAGATATAATAATTGCCGGAGGTACTGAATCAATGACAAACGCTGGTTTCGTAATGAATGGAAGCCTAAGAACCGGCAACAAAATGGGTAATATTCAGGCTCTGGATCATATGGTAGCCGATGGTCTTACTGATGCTTTTAACAATTACCATATGGGGATAACTGCAGAGAATATTGCATCAAAATATAGTCTTACAAGAGAAGAGCAAGATAGATTCGCGTTCAACTCTCAGCAAAAAGCCATTAAAGCAGTTGATTCAGGAAAATTTGATAAAGAGATTGTACCTGTTGAGATTGTTACAAAAAAGGAGACAACCATTTTCTCAAAAGATGAATTCCCTAACAGAACATCTTCTCCTGAAAAGCTTGCTCAGCTTAAACCTGCGTTTAAAAAAGACGGAACAGTTACAGCTGGAAATGCTTCAGGAGTTAATGACGGAGCCTCATTTGTTATGGTAGCATCTGAAGAGGCTGTAGTAAAATTTGGATTAAATCCAATGGTTGAGATAGTTGCAGTTGGTCAAGGGGGAGTTGAGCCTGAAATAATGGGTATGGGTCCTGTTCCGGCTATAAGAAAGGCTCTTAAAAATGCAGGAATGTCTCTTTCTGATATGGAATTGGTTGAACTTAACGAAGCCTTTGCTGCTCAGTCACTTGGTGTTATTAAAGAACTAATTGATGAGCATGGTGTTACAAAAGAATGGATAGATAAAGTAACTAATATTAATGGAGGAGCAATTGCTTTAGGACACCCGATTGGTGCATCAGGAAACAGGATAATTGTAACCCTTATTCATGAATTGATAGCAGAAGATAAAAAGCTTGGATTAGCATCGCTCTGTATAGGCGGAGGAATGGGTACTGCAATTGTTCTCAGAAGAGCATAG
- the sulP gene encoding sulfate permease → MDIKFASTFRPKFFSLFNKGAYNKKTFTSDLIAGIIVGIVALPLAIAFGIASGVTPQQGLITAIVAGLLMSLFGGSNFLIGGPTGAFIVIVYGIVSQYGVSGLIIATVLAGIILVAMGIFKLGNIIKFIPYPIVVGFTSGIALVIFSTQVKDLLGLQIENVPSEFIPKWISYFENISSINFWEAGMGIFSLMVIIFWPKITAKIPGSLIAIFVGTIAALLISKFGGVEFATIGSKFPELAGGIPLPKPEAPNIDFEAIKMLFQPALTIALLCAIESLLAAMVADGVTGKKHDSNTELIGQGIANIVTPFFGGIPSTGAIARTMANINNGGKTPVAGIIHAVVLLLIFLFLMPYAVYIPLSVLAAILVIVAYNMSEWRTFKYLLKGHKADVAVLLLTFFLTVIIDLTVAIEVGVLLAIILFVKRVSETSSITQVEKDFLPATERGEYTSDVEILDIPKGVEVYEIDGPFFFGLASKLDEIDAASHNIVKARVIRMRKVPFIDSTGLNNLRNLWKRSNKEKIQMILSGVSDNVMDTLTKSGFADEMGKENIYPHIQLALERAADVVRQQNEQALRKGVRNG, encoded by the coding sequence ATGGATATTAAATTTGCTTCGACCTTCCGGCCGAAATTTTTCTCTCTTTTTAATAAGGGAGCCTATAATAAAAAGACTTTTACTTCAGACCTGATTGCAGGTATTATAGTTGGAATAGTAGCCCTTCCTCTGGCAATTGCATTTGGTATTGCTTCCGGAGTAACACCACAGCAGGGTTTAATTACAGCCATTGTTGCAGGATTGCTAATGTCTCTTTTTGGTGGCTCAAACTTTTTAATTGGAGGTCCTACAGGTGCCTTTATTGTAATAGTTTATGGCATAGTATCTCAATATGGAGTTTCAGGACTGATAATCGCAACAGTGCTTGCCGGAATTATCCTGGTTGCAATGGGTATTTTTAAATTAGGGAACATAATTAAGTTCATCCCCTATCCTATTGTCGTAGGCTTCACAAGTGGTATTGCTCTTGTTATTTTTTCCACACAAGTCAAGGATCTTCTGGGCCTTCAAATTGAAAATGTTCCTTCAGAATTTATTCCTAAATGGATTAGTTATTTTGAAAATATTTCCTCCATTAATTTCTGGGAGGCAGGTATGGGGATATTCAGCTTAATGGTTATTATATTTTGGCCAAAAATTACAGCAAAAATACCTGGATCACTTATAGCAATATTTGTGGGAACAATAGCAGCACTTCTTATCAGCAAGTTTGGGGGAGTGGAATTTGCAACAATTGGCAGTAAATTTCCAGAATTAGCCGGAGGAATTCCACTTCCAAAACCAGAGGCACCAAACATTGATTTTGAAGCAATAAAAATGCTTTTTCAACCTGCATTGACTATTGCTTTATTATGCGCTATCGAATCTCTTCTTGCAGCAATGGTTGCAGATGGAGTAACCGGCAAAAAACACGATTCAAACACAGAACTTATTGGACAAGGTATTGCAAACATAGTAACTCCATTTTTTGGAGGGATACCTTCAACGGGAGCAATAGCTAGAACAATGGCCAATATAAATAATGGTGGTAAAACTCCGGTTGCGGGTATAATACACGCTGTTGTTTTACTGTTAATCTTCCTCTTTCTTATGCCTTACGCTGTATATATACCATTGTCAGTACTTGCTGCTATATTGGTTATAGTAGCATATAATATGAGCGAGTGGAGGACATTTAAATATTTATTAAAAGGGCACAAAGCAGATGTTGCTGTTCTGCTCCTTACCTTCTTTCTTACGGTAATTATTGATCTGACTGTTGCTATAGAAGTTGGAGTTCTTCTTGCGATTATTCTTTTTGTCAAACGGGTATCAGAAACTTCAAGTATAACTCAGGTAGAGAAGGATTTCCTTCCTGCAACTGAAAGAGGTGAGTACACTTCTGATGTTGAAATTCTGGATATTCCAAAAGGGGTAGAGGTATACGAAATAGATGGTCCGTTTTTCTTTGGATTGGCAAGTAAACTTGATGAGATAGATGCTGCATCACATAACATAGTCAAAGCAAGAGTTATTCGAATGAGGAAAGTTCCGTTTATTGATTCAACAGGTTTGAATAACCTTAGAAATCTATGGAAAAGATCCAATAAAGAGAAAATACAAATGATTCTCTCCGGTGTTAGTGACAATGTAATGGATACTTTAACTAAATCCGGTTTTGCAGATGAAATGGGGAAAGAGAACATATATCCTCATATTCAGCTAGCATTGGAAAGAGCAGCAGATGTTGTCAGACAGCAGAACGAGCAAGCCTTAAGAAAAGGAGTTAGAAATGGGTAA
- a CDS encoding low molecular weight protein-tyrosine-phosphatase, with amino-acid sequence MKKVIFICLGNICRSPAAEAIFNKMVSAKGDFLIPYSDSAGLHDYHSGEHADRRMRSHAFLRGYNITSLSRKISKDDFYNFDLIIAMDKSVERNLISLAPDSLSSGKIELFTHYCTNPLFTEVPDPYYGGDAGFENVLDILEDGMPSLITSLY; translated from the coding sequence GTGAAAAAGGTTATTTTTATTTGCCTTGGAAATATTTGCAGATCTCCTGCTGCAGAGGCTATCTTTAATAAGATGGTCTCTGCAAAAGGGGATTTCTTAATTCCTTACTCAGATTCAGCAGGCCTTCATGATTACCATTCCGGTGAGCATGCAGACCGCAGAATGAGATCCCATGCCTTTCTCAGAGGTTATAATATAACATCACTTTCCAGAAAGATTTCAAAAGACGATTTTTATAATTTTGATCTTATCATAGCTATGGATAAAAGTGTTGAGCGAAACCTTATATCATTAGCTCCTGATAGTTTGTCCTCAGGTAAAATAGAGTTATTTACACACTATTGCACAAATCCTCTTTTTACAGAGGTTCCTGACCCATATTATGGTGGAGATGCTGGTTTTGAAAATGTACTTGATATCCTGGAAGATGGAATGCCTTCTCTAATTACCTCTCTTTACTAA
- a CDS encoding zinc-binding dehydrogenase, producing MKRGCRYGTHRVIEPAGTLPQPANRLDNTMEIYDNEVLIEVSTLNIDSASYTQIKKSCGSDAEKMKQMILSIVEERGKMQNPVTGSGGMLIGTVKQIGSAFPVNKLKVGDKIATLVSLSLTPLKIKQILKLTPESDQIDVQAEAILFESGLFAVLPDDIPEKLALAVLDVAGAPAQVDRLVTEGDIVCILGGGGKSGILCCYQAMQNAGKSGKVIVVEYSKENAQRIKDLGLATDVVVADATNVMDVYTKVMAITGGRGCDVTVNNVNVPSTEMTSILITKGQGSVYFFSMATSFTKAALGAEGVGKDINLIVGNGYAKGHANLTLNIIRESKPIRELFEKLYI from the coding sequence ATGAAGAGAGGTTGCAGATACGGAACTCACAGGGTAATTGAGCCGGCGGGGACGCTTCCCCAGCCGGCTAATCGCCTCGATAATACAATGGAGATATACGACAACGAGGTTCTCATTGAAGTATCTACACTGAATATTGATTCAGCTTCGTATACTCAAATAAAGAAGAGTTGTGGATCTGATGCTGAGAAGATGAAGCAAATGATTCTCTCAATTGTTGAAGAGAGGGGTAAAATGCAAAATCCTGTAACCGGGTCCGGTGGGATGCTTATTGGTACTGTAAAACAGATAGGCAGTGCTTTTCCTGTAAATAAGCTTAAAGTTGGTGATAAAATTGCTACACTTGTCTCACTATCACTTACACCTTTAAAGATTAAACAAATATTAAAACTTACTCCTGAATCTGACCAGATAGATGTACAGGCTGAGGCCATTCTATTTGAGAGCGGCCTCTTTGCTGTTTTACCTGATGACATTCCCGAGAAACTAGCACTAGCCGTGCTTGATGTTGCAGGTGCTCCGGCTCAGGTTGACAGATTGGTGACAGAGGGTGATATTGTATGTATACTTGGAGGTGGCGGAAAATCCGGAATATTGTGTTGTTATCAGGCTATGCAGAATGCAGGAAAGTCGGGGAAGGTTATTGTTGTTGAGTACTCAAAAGAGAATGCTCAACGCATAAAAGACCTTGGACTTGCTACTGATGTAGTTGTAGCAGATGCAACAAATGTAATGGATGTTTACACAAAGGTAATGGCTATTACCGGAGGTAGGGGATGCGATGTCACTGTTAACAATGTTAATGTTCCCTCTACTGAGATGACCTCTATCCTTATTACTAAGGGGCAGGGTAGTGTATACTTCTTCTCAATGGCAACCAGTTTTACAAAGGCTGCTCTTGGAGCCGAGGGGGTTGGTAAAGATATTAATCTCATCGTGGGTAACGGGTATGCAAAGGGACATGCAAATCTTACCCTGAATATTATCAGGGAGTCAAAACCCATTAGGGAACTTTTTGAAAAACTATATATTTAA
- a CDS encoding OAM dimerization domain-containing protein, whose product MSGGLYSMQSKEFDKTLDLKSVKSYGDTMNDGKVQLSFTLPVPVGDEAIEAAKQLIRKMGMENPQIVFYKELMPGYTFFNCYGSCTHNVDFTSISVPKVESGVMDMHETDSYVRENVGRALVVVGASTGTDAHTVGIDAIMNMKGYAGHYGLERYEMIEAYNLGSQVPNEEFIAKALELKADALLVSQTVTQKDVHVKNLVELVELLEAEGLRDKVILVCGGPRISHELAKELGYDAGFGMNSYADDVASFIAQEYVKRASTKNL is encoded by the coding sequence ATGAGTGGCGGATTATATTCAATGCAATCAAAAGAATTTGATAAAACGCTTGATCTTAAGAGTGTAAAGTCTTACGGTGACACAATGAATGATGGAAAAGTTCAACTTAGTTTTACTTTACCTGTTCCTGTTGGAGACGAAGCTATTGAAGCTGCCAAACAGCTCATTAGAAAAATGGGGATGGAAAATCCTCAGATTGTCTTTTACAAAGAGCTCATGCCGGGATATACTTTTTTTAATTGCTACGGAAGTTGTACTCACAATGTAGATTTTACATCAATATCTGTACCTAAGGTTGAATCAGGAGTAATGGACATGCACGAAACCGACAGTTATGTCAGAGAGAATGTTGGGAGAGCCTTGGTTGTTGTAGGAGCTAGTACCGGTACAGATGCTCACACCGTTGGAATTGATGCGATTATGAACATGAAGGGGTATGCAGGTCATTATGGATTAGAGAGGTATGAAATGATAGAGGCATATAATTTAGGATCTCAGGTTCCTAATGAAGAGTTTATTGCAAAAGCCCTTGAACTTAAGGCAGATGCACTGCTTGTTTCCCAAACAGTTACACAGAAAGATGTTCATGTTAAAAACCTTGTTGAATTAGTTGAACTATTGGAAGCTGAGGGTCTGAGAGATAAGGTTATTCTGGTTTGCGGAGGCCCCCGAATATCTCACGAATTGGCAAAAGAGCTCGGCTATGATGCCGGATTTGGGATGAACAGTTATGCCGATGATGTTGCCTCTTTTATTGCCCAAGAGTATGTAAAAAGAGCTTCAACAAAGAATTTATAA
- a CDS encoding zinc-binding dehydrogenase: MKKGNKYGVHRVIEPKGVLPQPANKIDNNMDEIYDNEILIDVQTLNIDSASFTQIEEQAGGDKAKIAEIMLGIVEKQGKHRNPVTGSGGMLLGTVEKIGDALAGKTDLKVGDKIATLVSLSLTPLRIDKIKDIRPDIDQVDIDGKAILFESGIYAKIPDDMPANLALSALDVAGAPAQTAKLVKPGDTVLIIGAGGKSGMLCCYEAKKRAGVTGKVIGLCHSERSTKRLMDLGFCDYVFSADATQPVSVLEKIEELTGGQMCDVTINNVNITDTEMTSILCTKDTGLVYFFSMATSFTKAALGAEGVGSDVTMIVGNGYTKGHAEITLQLLRESDKLRKVFEELYA, encoded by the coding sequence ATGAAAAAAGGCAATAAATACGGTGTTCACAGAGTGATTGAACCTAAAGGTGTACTTCCTCAGCCGGCAAACAAGATTGATAATAATATGGATGAGATCTATGATAATGAGATTCTCATTGATGTTCAGACGCTTAACATAGACTCAGCCAGTTTTACTCAGATTGAGGAGCAGGCCGGTGGAGACAAAGCAAAAATCGCTGAAATAATGTTGGGAATTGTTGAGAAACAAGGAAAGCACAGAAACCCTGTTACTGGTTCAGGCGGAATGCTTCTTGGTACAGTTGAGAAAATTGGTGATGCTCTTGCTGGGAAAACTGATCTTAAAGTAGGAGATAAGATTGCTACACTTGTTTCCCTCTCTCTCACACCTTTAAGGATTGATAAAATAAAGGATATCCGTCCAGACATTGATCAAGTTGATATTGATGGAAAAGCAATTCTGTTCGAAAGCGGTATTTATGCCAAGATACCTGATGATATGCCTGCAAATCTTGCTCTGTCTGCTCTTGATGTTGCCGGAGCACCTGCACAGACCGCAAAACTGGTTAAACCCGGAGATACTGTTCTGATAATAGGTGCCGGAGGAAAATCAGGTATGTTATGCTGTTACGAAGCTAAAAAAAGAGCCGGAGTTACTGGAAAGGTAATTGGTCTGTGCCATAGTGAGAGAAGTACAAAAAGACTTATGGATCTTGGTTTCTGTGACTATGTATTCTCTGCTGATGCTACTCAGCCAGTCTCTGTACTCGAGAAGATTGAGGAGTTAACAGGCGGGCAAATGTGTGATGTTACAATCAATAATGTAAATATTACAGATACAGAGATGACTAGTATACTTTGTACAAAAGATACTGGACTTGTTTACTTTTTCTCTATGGCTACCAGTTTTACTAAAGCAGCACTAGGAGCAGAGGGTGTCGGAAGCGATGTAACAATGATAGTTGGAAACGGGTACACAAAAGGACACGCTGAGATCACTCTTCAGCTACTCCGTGAATCAGATAAATTAAGAAAAGTTTTTGAAGAACTATATGCCTGA